Within the Gracilinema caldarium DSM 7334 genome, the region ATAGAATTCCTTAAAGTCCCCTAATAATATTTACTATTTTATCTTGATGTATTCCTCGATTTGGTATATACATCAAAACAGACTGCACCGAGCAGAACAAGACCTTTAATAGTCTGCTGCCAGTCCACACTTACCCCCAAAATAGACATACCATTGTTCAAAACACCCATCACAAGCCCACCAACAATAGTACCTACCACAGTACCCACGCCGCCAGAAGCTGAAGCCCCGCCGATATAGCATGCAGCAATCGCATCCAATTCAAAGTTGGTTCCCGCTTTTGGCGTCGCTGCATTGAGCCGGCCTGCAACAACCAAACCAGCTATGGCGGCTAGGAAACCCATGTTTGCATAGACCCAGAACATTACCTTTTGGGTTTTGACACCGGAAAGCCGGGCAGCCTTTTCATTGCCCCCCAGGGCGTAGATATGCCGCCCCGCAATGGTGCGCTGGGTTATAAAGGTATAGATAAATATGAGAAGGCCCAACAGGATCAGCACAATAGGAATACCGTTGTATGCAGCCAGGTTAAATGTTAAGAGATTGATTGCTACAACGATTAAGGTAATTTTTGCTATTTCCAGACCGATGGGCAGTACTTCAAAATCATACTTCTTCTTTTTTGCCCGACTATTCAACTGGGAAACAATAAAGAGAATCGACATAACAATACCGATAACAATTGCAATCCCATTCAAACCACCAATATGCCAGTCTCCCGGGATAAAACCGGCAGCGATGTTCTGAATCGATTTATCGAATGGGGCTTTTGTTTGTCCCTTTAATATAACCATGGTAAGACCGCGGAATATCAACATACCTGCCAGGGTAACAATAAAGGGCGGGATTCTCAGGAATGCGATGAAAAATCCATGAAATGAACCGACCATAAGCCCTATTAAAAGTGTTAAAAAAACGCCCGCAACAACAGGGATCTTAAGGTCTATCATTAATACTGCTGAAACCGCTCCAACGAAGGCAACTACCGAGCCGACAGAAAGATCGACATTACCCGTAACTATACAGAGCAGCATACCAACACCCAGGATGAGCACATAACTATTCTGCAGAACCAGGTTGGTAACATTCATCGGCTTAAAAAGAATACCCCCGGTGATGACCTGGAAAAACAACATGATAAATAAAAGGGCAATAACCATGCCATATTGACGAATATTGCTTTTAAAGAAGCTCGTTAGCTTTCCCATTTAATTGCTCCTTATAATTCAATTCAGGCTGAAATCCTCTGACGGCTCAATTTCTGATGTTCGATAATTTTCTTCATAATCGCTTCCTGAGATGCTTCGTGCTGGGATAGTTCTCCCACGATCTGGCCCTCAGTAATCACATAAATCCGGTCACACATACCAAGCAGTTCCGGCATCTCAGAGGATATCATCAATATAGCCTTGCCTTCAGCGGCCAATTTATTGATGATCGTATAAATCTCATATTTTGCGCCTACATCGATACCGCGGGTGGGTTCATCAAGAATTAGTATATCAGGATTTGCCATAATCCACTTTCCAAGGACTACCTTCTGCTGGTTCCCGCCGGAAAGGTTTTCTACTTTCTGGGAAAGGCTGGCACATTTTATCTTCAGTTTATCCCGATATTCATTTGCAATCTGAGTTTCCCGGTTCTCATCGATAACCGCCAGGGTGCTCACCGATTTTAGGCTTGCCAGGGACACATTAGTTCGTATGTCATCGATAAGGACCAGGCCGTAATTTTTACGATCTTCTGTTACATATGCAATGCCATGTTCAATGGCTTCCGGTACTGTGTTAATACGCAATTCACGGCCATTTTTTATAATTTTACCTCGATGGTGGATACCATAGGACTTACCGAAAATACTCATGGCAATTTCAGTCCTGCCGGCGCCCATAAGGCCTGCAAATCCCACCACTTCACCTTTTCGAACATTAAAGGAAACATTTTTAATTACCTGCCGATCTTCATTATTTGGATCATGGACCGTAAGGCCTTCTACACGGAATACCTCTTCTCCAATTTCCACCGATCGTTTGGGGAAGCGGTCTACAATTTCCCGGCCGACCATGCTTTTTATGATTCGGTCTTCATCCAGGGACCGCTTATCATTCTGCAATGTTTCTATGACCCGTCCATCCCGGATAACTGTTACTGCATCGGCAACTTTAGTTATTTCGTTCAACTTATGAGAAATAAGAATTGATGTAATACCATGCCCTTTGAGCTCTACCAGCAAGTCGAGTAATTTATTGGATTCCTCATCATTCAAAGCTGCAGTGGGCTCATCCAGTATCAAAAGTTTTACATTTTTAGAAAGGGCCTTAGCTATTTCCACAAGCTGTTGTTTTCCAACACCGATATCTGCAATTAATGTGTTCGGATTTTCATCCAAACCTACTTTTTTTAATAATTGCTTCGCCTTCGCTACCGTTTCATCCCAATTGATGACCCCATTCTTTGCCTGTTCGTTACCTAAAAAAATATTCTCTGCGATGGAAAGATAGGGAATCAGTGCCAGTTCCTGATGAATGATCACAATGCCCATATGTTCACTGTCGCGGATATCCCTGAACTGGCATTCTTTGCCTTTAAAATAGATGGTTCCCTCATAGGAACCATGGGGATACACACCACTCAGGACCTTCATCAACGTAGATTTTCCTGCCCCATTTTCACCAACGAGGGCATGTATCTCATCATCAAATACGGTAAGGCTGACCCGATCCAGAGCACGGACACCTGTAAAGTTTTTGGTGATTTCCTTCATTTCAAGAATAATTTCAGCCATTGTCTGTGACCTCAAATGTATGTATCCACTCATGAACATAGGGCACTTTGACGAAATTATCGTCAAAGCACCCTATCCTCTCACAAATTATCTTACTTTAACTGGTCTTCGGTATAATAGCCGCTACCGATGAGCACTTGTTTGTAATTCGAAATATCCACCGATACGGGTTCGCACAGATAGGAAGGAACAACCTTTACGCCGTTATCATAGGTTTTTGTATCGTTCACTTCTGCAGGTTTTCCCTGAAGTACTGCATCGACCATATTTGCGGCTTTCTCGGCGAGTACACGGGTATCTTTGAATACGGTATGAGCCTGTTCACCGGCAATAATGGATTTTACTGAAGGAAGTTCTGCATCCTGTCCGGTCACGATGGGAAGCTTCTTGCCGCCACGGCCATAGCCAGAGCTCTTGAGTGCGGAAAGGATACCAATAGAAATTCCATCATAGGGGGAGAGCACTGCATCAACATTGGCTGAGGTATAGTAGGCGGTCAGGATGTTATCCATCCGCTGTTGAGCGGTAGCACCATCCCAACGGAGGGTTGCGACCTTGGCAAATTCAATCTGTCCGGACCGCACCACCAGTTTCCCGCTTTTAATATAGGGATTCAGCTGATCCATAGCACCGTTATAGAAGAAGTAGGCATTGTTATCATCAGGGGAGCCCGCAAAAATTTCAATATTATATGGCCCCTTTCCTTCCTTCAATCCCAGTTTCTCCACGATATAACCGCCCTGCTGAACGCCGACCTTATAGTTATCGAAGGTCGCATAGTAGTCGACATGGGGACTGTTACGGATAAGCCGGTCATAGGCAATTACGGGGATTTTTGCCGCCGCAGCTTTCTTCAGAACATTAGTCAAAGATTCTCCGTCAATTGATGCAATAACCAGACAATTCACACCCTTGGTAATCATGTTTTCAAGCTGGGCAATCTGAGCATCAATATTGTCTTCTGCATACTGGAGATCTACTTTATAGCCTCGACCTTCAAGAATCTTTTTCATGTTTCCGCCATCCTGAATCCAGCGCTGAGAAGACTGGGTTGGCATGGCAATACCGACATAATTTTTCTTTGCCCCTGCATTTTTTTGACAACCGACCATTAGCAAAACGCTAACAGCAACCAGTGAACTGACCAGTAACAGACTGGCAAATCGAATAAAACGTTTCATAGGCACTCCTTTTCCTAGGATTGATTGTTTTAGAACATTTATGCGAGCGGTAACGTACACGCATTGTTCTAAAACTTTCGTATATGATTGTATCGTACACCCAGTTTTCGAATCTGTCAAATAAAAAATGCGTTTACGTACACTTTTTTTAATTATCTTAATTGCTTAAATTCTGAGGCACGATGTATGATAAAATTATTATGATATAATCATAGAGGAGCCCTGTGTGTTTGCCTTAGAACGACACCGTCTTATCCGCAACTACCTGCTTGAACATAAACAGGTCGATGTCCGCACCCTCACTGAACTACTTTCTGTGTCTGAGGTAACAATTCGCCGTGATCTGGAAAAACTTGAAGAAGACCGATTTCTGGTAAGAACCCACGGCGGAGCAATTATTGTAGACTCACCTCATGATACCTATACTGCAAAAAAGGCAAACAACACCCTCGATATGTATGGTATTGGTAAAACCGCTTCCCGGTTAATCCAACCAGGCGACACTGTTTTACTGATAGCTGGGATACATTGTCGGGCAATTATCCAGCATATTCAAACTATAGAACCCCTTATCATACTTACTAACGACCTTTCCATTGCAATGGAAGTTGAAACTCATAAAAATAAGCAGGTAGTGCTTCTGGGTGGAGACCTTTCTCAGAAAGAACCAGCGGTCTATGGAGCCCTAACACTGGATGACATGAAACGGTTTCATGTTCATAAAATGTTTGTAACCATAGATGGTTTTTCTGAGCATTTTGAATTATCGGTCTCTTCTCAGGAAAAGGCTCTGTTGATTCGGGAAGCAAGGAACAACACCAAGGATCTCATCATCCTCTGTAGTGCTGAGCACTTTAACCGTCCTGCATTCTATTCTTTTGGTGCAGCTAAAAATGGAGATACTATTGTTACGGACAGAAAAATCTCAGAAAGCCTCAAACAGCATTTATTTAAGGCTAATCTCAGACTTTTTACCACCGTGGATATTTATGAAGGGCCTAAACATGGATGAGCATCCCATCATCACGTTAGACCATGTATCGAAACGAATTTCGGAAGAGTTCTCCCTTTCTGACATCAACCTGAGCTTATATCCCGGAAAAGTGCACGTATTAATCGGTGAAAATGGTTCTGGAAAAACCCGTCTCCTGCACATTATGGCAGGCATTGATATTCCTGACTCAGGGGAGCTGTTTCGTAATTGCCCAGCCAACTCAATTCTCTTCCTTCCTCAGGAACCCCAGGTTTTTGAGAATCTATCAGTGGCAGAAAACATTTTCTTTAACTGTTACCCCCGCTCATGGAATGGTTCTATTGAGTTCATGAAAATCATACAAACTACTAATAGTTTATTTCAGGAACTCGGCATACTCCTGGATCCCAAAGTACTGGTCCGTCAGTTAGGGTATGCCCAGCGACAGCTCCTGTCCGCTGCAAAGGCTCTTGTGCATGATTGGAATCTCGTGATTTTTGATGAACCTTCTGCAGCCCTTGGAGAACCGGAGCGGAAAATTCTCTTTACCATAATCCAGAAATTAAAGACCAAAGGGACCGGCGTTCTCTACGTATCCCATCGTCTGGATGAAATTTTTAAAATAGGTGATGAGGTTTCTGTTATACGACAGGGTAAAATTCTTGGCACCAAAACGGTAATGGAAATTGACCGAAAAAGTATTGTTAGGTTGATGTCAGGCAAATCCCTTATTGAACGGTATCCCCGTTTTACACGCCCCATCGGAAATCCGGTGCTCGAGGTTGAAAAACTTTCTTCCTCTCCTATATTAAATAACATTTCTTTTTCGTTATACAAAAGAGAAATCCTGGGCATTACTGGTCTTATGGGTTCAGGCCGTACCAAACTTGCCCACTGTCTCTTCGGCGAAGAACCTGTTTCTTCAGGAACCATTAAAATTCATGGAAGAGATATCATTTTCAGATCCCCCATTGATGCACTGAGACAGGGAATTGCCCTCATTCCCGAGGATCGGAGCGTTAATGCTATTCTGCATTATCAGAATTTAATTCTTAATATCACCATAGCATCTCTTCCGCGCTTTAAGGGCTTCACAGGTTTACAAACAGGCCGCATGTTCCATACAGTACGGAAATACAGCGATCACATTGGTATTAAGACCGGAAATGTCAATGATTATCCGGATAACTATTCAGGGGGAAACCAACAGAAGGTTGCCATTGCACGATGGCTCGCCTACCGGGCAGACATCTATATATTCGATGAACCGAGCCGCGGCATCGATGTTTCGTCCAGAATTGACCTCTATAATGCCATTAATGATATTGTAGCAAAGGGCGGCTCAGTAATTCTGATATCATCAGATATCGAAGAAATCATCGGCATGTGCGACCGAATCCTGGTACTCACCGGCGGCACCATCGTGGCTGAACTATCCCACGAAGCGGCAAGCCCGGAACGTATTCTAAAATACGCGACCCGGGCCTAACCGTATTTATTTCTGCAATTACCGCTGCCCGTAGTAGGCATTAGCTCCATGCTTCCGGTCATAGTGCTTCTGCACAATGTAAGCCGGTAAACCCTTTATATCATCGGACAGCACCCCGGTGAGATAGGCCATTTTGCAGATTTCTTCTAGAACTGCTGCATGATACACCGATTTGGCCGCAGAAGCCCCCCAGGTAAAGGGGCCATGACCGGCCACCAGCACCATAGGAATTTCTTCCGGATCCAGTTGCTGGCTCCGGAAGGTTGCCACAATCAGGTTTCCTGTCTCCTGTTCATAATCATGCTTAAGAGCTTCTTCACTAATATACTCTGTACAGGGGATTGGATGGGTGCAGTGGTCCGCATGGGTGGTTCCCAAAACCGGAACCGACCGCCGGGCCTGAGCCCAGGCAACCGCATAGGTGGAATGGGTGTGGGTAACCCCGGCAATACCGGGGAAGACTCGGTAGAGCACAATATGGGTTTTTGTATCCGATGACGGATTCAGCTTTCCATCAACCTTTTTACCCTCAAGATCCATCACCACCATGTCACTAACCTTCAGGGCCTCATAGGCAACCCCGGAAGGTTTTATCGCAAGGATTGCCCGCTGTCGATCAAAGGCTGATACGTTACCCCAGGTATAGAGAGCTAAAGCTCGCCGAGGTATTTCCATATTCGCCTCATAGGCCTCTTCTCGGAGGCTTTTATAGGGATCCATAGTACACCTATCTCCTGGACCAATAGGCTTCTGCCCACCTCAATTCATCCCGAAGCCTGACCGGGTCAGTGTGCTTGTTGATGACCACAAGTTCTATTCCCATTATTTCTGCCCAGTCCCGGAGGTATTCGGTCGTTATGGCAAGCGAAAAGGCCGAATGATGGGCTCCGCCGGCCAAAATCCAGCTCTCGGCAGCATCCTGCAGATTCGGATAAGGTTTCCAGAGGACCCGAGCTACGGGCAATTTCGGCATATCCTTTTCTATTTTAATCGATTCAACCTCATTCACCACGAGCCGGAACCGGTCTCCTAGATCGATCAGGGATGCACAGACTGCCGGACCTGAGGCTGCATCAAAGACCATCCGGGCCGGATCCTTCTTTCCCCCAATACCGAGGGGATGTACCTCAATCCGCGGTTTTCGAGCCGCAATAGAGGGGCACACCTCTAGCATGTGGGCGCCCAGAATTGCTTCCTTTCCCGGCTCAAAGTGATAGGTGTAGTCTTCCATAAATGATGAGCCCCCGGGTAACCCTGTGGCCATCACTTTAACTGCCCGCACGAGCTGGGCAGTCTTCCAGTCACCCTCGGCGCCAAAACCATAGCCCTGCTCCATGAGCCGCTGAACCGCAAGCCCCGGAAGCTGTTCAAGCCCGTGAAGATCCTGAAAAGTGGTGGTAAAAGCCCGGGCATTCTGAAGCTCGAGGAACTGTTTCATTCCCAGTTCATACCGGGCCTGTTCCCGAATAGCCTTCATGGCATCCTTATTGGCTTTTAGTTCAGCACCAATTTCATAGGCTGCTTCATATTCTGCAACCAGGGCATCTATCTCTTGATCTGGTATCTGGGCTACTACAGCTGCGAGGTCGCCGATACCCCATCCATTTACCTGCCAGCCAAACTGGATCTGGGCAGAGACCTTATTTCCCTCGGTAACGGCAACCTCCCGCATATTGTCACCCCAGCGAACCACCGTCGTCCGCTCGCCATCCGCAGCAGCTGCAGCAGCCCGCATCCACACACCAATTTTCCGCCTGACCTCTGGATCTTCCCAGTGGCCGACCACGATTTTTCTCGGCAGCCGCATCCGGGCATGAATGAACCCATGCTCCCGGTCTCCATGGGCAGACTGGTTCAGGTTCATAAAATCCATATCGATGCTCGCCCAGGGAATATCCCGGTTGTACTGCGTATGTAAATGCAGAATCGGCTTCCGGTTAATTGCAAGACCGGAAATCCACATCTTGGAGGGCGAAAAGGTATGCATCCAGGTGATAATCCCCGCACAGAAGGGATCCGCATTAGCCTGTTCAAAGAGCGTTCGGATTCCCAGGGGGGTTAACACGGTAGGTTTTAACACCAGGGTGCCTGGCAAAAGGGGATCGCCCTCCATGCCGGCTACCATTTTCTTTGCATGGTCCGAAACCTGCTGTAAGGTTGCTTCTCCATACAAGTCCTGACTGCCCACCACAAACCAGAAAGCAAATCGTTTTAATCCAGTATTCATAGTTCAACCTCCAGAAACAACAATTCTATGCCACCCAGCACCGCTCTTGATAACCAGGTGCCTCGCATAAAGCGTGTACGTTCACGCATAATGGTAAAACAGAATACCAGACTTGTCAATGCTGATTATTCGCTTATTTTGCCATAACGCATAAAGTATTGATTACATAATGAGGTAAGCTCATCAAACTTCATTTTGAGTGTGTTAGATGTTATTACAACAGGACTGCCGCAAAGATTGTAGTTTGCTTTGTTGATTATCCGTTTTAGGGGGCTACTATGTTCGATATACTTTTCCGGGTTTCGAATACCAACTACAAGCATTTTCTGCTTTTGAATCTCAAATATTGAAAACCCTGTCACCTCAGACCAGGGAATAAAGCCAGCACTCACAACGCTTGAATTATCGATTAAACCCTTTCCATTCAGTATAAGACCAGGTTTTTTATCAAAGAGTTTTATTACACTGAACACAAGGCAAAGGCCAAAAAAACCTATCGCTAGTATCCCAACGATAAATTGCAATTGGAGCAACCAGATACCAAGGGCAACAAATATGCTAGCCCCTATGGTCAGCAAAACCACTTTCTTTTTACTTAATTCTATCACCGTTTCATGTTCAGAGATCATAGTTTTACTCCTTCACTGCAGACATTCGGATCTTTAATCGACCTGTTTCAAGGGCTCGAAAAAACAGAAGCCCTGCAAACATCCCACTACCCAGGGTGAGCAGAGAGGCCAGTACGATGGCCCCAAGTACCGAAGTCATCGTCTTTCCGATCACATAGGCGCCAAGCATACAGAAGGGGACATTGAGAAAATATATTCTATACGCAGTGAATGCCAAACTCATACCGGCAAAACCTGCGGTAGACATAATAGTAGTAATCATGAAAACCGGAAGTACAAAGAATGTTGCCGTAGCCATCCATGGGGTAATCTGTCCCGCAGTAGCCAGCACCTGTGAATCG harbors:
- a CDS encoding DeoR/GlpR family DNA-binding transcription regulator, with protein sequence MFALERHRLIRNYLLEHKQVDVRTLTELLSVSEVTIRRDLEKLEEDRFLVRTHGGAIIVDSPHDTYTAKKANNTLDMYGIGKTASRLIQPGDTVLLIAGIHCRAIIQHIQTIEPLIILTNDLSIAMEVETHKNKQVVLLGGDLSQKEPAVYGALTLDDMKRFHVHKMFVTIDGFSEHFELSVSSQEKALLIREARNNTKDLIILCSAEHFNRPAFYSFGAAKNGDTIVTDRKISESLKQHLFKANLRLFTTVDIYEGPKHG
- the mmsB gene encoding multiple monosaccharide ABC transporter permease, producing the protein MGKLTSFFKSNIRQYGMVIALLFIMLFFQVITGGILFKPMNVTNLVLQNSYVLILGVGMLLCIVTGNVDLSVGSVVAFVGAVSAVLMIDLKIPVVAGVFLTLLIGLMVGSFHGFFIAFLRIPPFIVTLAGMLIFRGLTMVILKGQTKAPFDKSIQNIAAGFIPGDWHIGGLNGIAIVIGIVMSILFIVSQLNSRAKKKKYDFEVLPIGLEIAKITLIVVAINLLTFNLAAYNGIPIVLILLGLLIFIYTFITQRTIAGRHIYALGGNEKAARLSGVKTQKVMFWVYANMGFLAAIAGLVVAGRLNAATPKAGTNFELDAIAACYIGGASASGGVGTVVGTIVGGLVMGVLNNGMSILGVSVDWQQTIKGLVLLGAVCFDVYTKSRNTSR
- the mmsA gene encoding multiple monosaccharide ABC transporter ATP-binding protein, whose amino-acid sequence is MAEIILEMKEITKNFTGVRALDRVSLTVFDDEIHALVGENGAGKSTLMKVLSGVYPHGSYEGTIYFKGKECQFRDIRDSEHMGIVIIHQELALIPYLSIAENIFLGNEQAKNGVINWDETVAKAKQLLKKVGLDENPNTLIADIGVGKQQLVEIAKALSKNVKLLILDEPTAALNDEESNKLLDLLVELKGHGITSILISHKLNEITKVADAVTVIRDGRVIETLQNDKRSLDEDRIIKSMVGREIVDRFPKRSVEIGEEVFRVEGLTVHDPNNEDRQVIKNVSFNVRKGEVVGFAGLMGAGRTEIAMSIFGKSYGIHHRGKIIKNGRELRINTVPEAIEHGIAYVTEDRKNYGLVLIDDIRTNVSLASLKSVSTLAVIDENRETQIANEYRDKLKIKCASLSQKVENLSGGNQQKVVLGKWIMANPDILILDEPTRGIDVGAKYEIYTIINKLAAEGKAILMISSEMPELLGMCDRIYVITEGQIVGELSQHEASQEAIMKKIIEHQKLSRQRISA
- the araA gene encoding L-arabinose isomerase, which produces MNTGLKRFAFWFVVGSQDLYGEATLQQVSDHAKKMVAGMEGDPLLPGTLVLKPTVLTPLGIRTLFEQANADPFCAGIITWMHTFSPSKMWISGLAINRKPILHLHTQYNRDIPWASIDMDFMNLNQSAHGDREHGFIHARMRLPRKIVVGHWEDPEVRRKIGVWMRAAAAAADGERTTVVRWGDNMREVAVTEGNKVSAQIQFGWQVNGWGIGDLAAVVAQIPDQEIDALVAEYEAAYEIGAELKANKDAMKAIREQARYELGMKQFLELQNARAFTTTFQDLHGLEQLPGLAVQRLMEQGYGFGAEGDWKTAQLVRAVKVMATGLPGGSSFMEDYTYHFEPGKEAILGAHMLEVCPSIAARKPRIEVHPLGIGGKKDPARMVFDAASGPAVCASLIDLGDRFRLVVNEVESIKIEKDMPKLPVARVLWKPYPNLQDAAESWILAGGAHHSAFSLAITTEYLRDWAEIMGIELVVINKHTDPVRLRDELRWAEAYWSRR
- a CDS encoding STM3941 family protein, translated to MISEHETVIELSKKKVVLLTIGASIFVALGIWLLQLQFIVGILAIGFFGLCLVFSVIKLFDKKPGLILNGKGLIDNSSVVSAGFIPWSEVTGFSIFEIQKQKMLVVGIRNPEKYIEHSSPLKRIINKANYNLCGSPVVITSNTLKMKFDELTSLCNQYFMRYGKISE
- the chvE gene encoding multiple monosaccharide ABC transporter substrate-binding protein, producing MKRFIRFASLLLVSSLVAVSVLLMVGCQKNAGAKKNYVGIAMPTQSSQRWIQDGGNMKKILEGRGYKVDLQYAEDNIDAQIAQLENMITKGVNCLVIASIDGESLTNVLKKAAAAKIPVIAYDRLIRNSPHVDYYATFDNYKVGVQQGGYIVEKLGLKEGKGPYNIEIFAGSPDDNNAYFFYNGAMDQLNPYIKSGKLVVRSGQIEFAKVATLRWDGATAQQRMDNILTAYYTSANVDAVLSPYDGISIGILSALKSSGYGRGGKKLPIVTGQDAELPSVKSIIAGEQAHTVFKDTRVLAEKAANMVDAVLQGKPAEVNDTKTYDNGVKVVPSYLCEPVSVDISNYKQVLIGSGYYTEDQLK
- the araD gene encoding L-ribulose-5-phosphate 4-epimerase AraD; translation: MDPYKSLREEAYEANMEIPRRALALYTWGNVSAFDRQRAILAIKPSGVAYEALKVSDMVVMDLEGKKVDGKLNPSSDTKTHIVLYRVFPGIAGVTHTHSTYAVAWAQARRSVPVLGTTHADHCTHPIPCTEYISEEALKHDYEQETGNLIVATFRSQQLDPEEIPMVLVAGHGPFTWGASAAKSVYHAAVLEEICKMAYLTGVLSDDIKGLPAYIVQKHYDRKHGANAYYGQR
- a CDS encoding sugar ABC transporter ATP-binding protein, which translates into the protein MDEHPIITLDHVSKRISEEFSLSDINLSLYPGKVHVLIGENGSGKTRLLHIMAGIDIPDSGELFRNCPANSILFLPQEPQVFENLSVAENIFFNCYPRSWNGSIEFMKIIQTTNSLFQELGILLDPKVLVRQLGYAQRQLLSAAKALVHDWNLVIFDEPSAALGEPERKILFTIIQKLKTKGTGVLYVSHRLDEIFKIGDEVSVIRQGKILGTKTVMEIDRKSIVRLMSGKSLIERYPRFTRPIGNPVLEVEKLSSSPILNNISFSLYKREILGITGLMGSGRTKLAHCLFGEEPVSSGTIKIHGRDIIFRSPIDALRQGIALIPEDRSVNAILHYQNLILNITIASLPRFKGFTGLQTGRMFHTVRKYSDHIGIKTGNVNDYPDNYSGGNQQKVAIARWLAYRADIYIFDEPSRGIDVSSRIDLYNAINDIVAKGGSVILISSDIEEIIGMCDRILVLTGGTIVAELSHEAASPERILKYATRA